The Armatimonadota bacterium genome includes a window with the following:
- a CDS encoding cation transporter, with protein MSMSTPAIDSLRKQRAAMLSVGSNTVLVLVKLAVGLTIGSVAVMSEAVHSAMDLVAALIAFAAVRASGRPADADHPFGHGKAENISGAIEALLIFAAAAWIVREAALKLAHAETLEMAHWGAAVMLLSCVVNIAVSSHLFRVARETDSIALEADAWHLRTDVYTSAGVTFALAAIWIGESLVRGVHFHWFDPVAAIAVALLIVRAAWRLTAESVRDLMDASLPPEEERWIREYISRLTPTIRGYHRLRTRKAGGRRFIEFHLLVESDMSVEDAHRICDVMGCDIEERFPFSSVTIHVEPCNGDCKPNCRAGCLLSREEREELWPDAVESARSGQE; from the coding sequence ATGAGCATGTCCACTCCGGCGATAGACAGCCTGCGCAAGCAACGGGCCGCGATGCTCTCCGTCGGGTCCAATACCGTTCTTGTACTTGTGAAGCTTGCTGTCGGGCTGACCATCGGGTCGGTGGCGGTCATGTCCGAGGCGGTGCATTCGGCCATGGACCTGGTGGCCGCCCTTATCGCCTTTGCAGCCGTCCGCGCATCGGGGCGGCCTGCCGATGCAGACCATCCCTTCGGCCACGGCAAGGCCGAGAACATCTCCGGCGCCATCGAGGCGCTGCTGATCTTCGCCGCGGCCGCGTGGATCGTCAGGGAAGCCGCCCTGAAGCTGGCGCATGCTGAAACCCTTGAGATGGCTCACTGGGGAGCCGCCGTCATGCTCCTCTCCTGCGTGGTGAACATCGCTGTCAGCTCCCATCTGTTCCGCGTGGCCCGCGAGACGGATTCCATCGCCCTGGAAGCCGACGCATGGCACCTGAGGACCGATGTTTACACCTCCGCCGGAGTCACGTTCGCGCTGGCAGCCATCTGGATCGGGGAGTCTCTGGTCCGTGGGGTGCACTTCCACTGGTTCGATCCCGTGGCCGCCATCGCGGTGGCACTGCTCATCGTCCGCGCCGCCTGGCGCCTGACGGCCGAATCTGTGCGGGATCTGATGGACGCAAGCCTCCCCCCTGAGGAGGAGCGCTGGATCAGGGAGTATATCTCGCGTCTGACTCCCACCATCCGCGGCTACCATCGCCTGCGCACCCGCAAGGCCGGAGGGCGCAGGTTCATAGAGTTCCATCTGCTGGTGGAGTCGGACATGAGCGTGGAGGATGCCCACCGCATATGCGATGTCATGGGCTGCGACATCGAAGAGCGCTTCCCGTTCTCCAGTGTCACCATCCACGTCGAGCCCTGCAACGGAGACTGCAAGCCCAACTGCCGGGCCGGCTGTCTGCTTAGCCGCGAAGAGCGCGAGGAGCTCTGGCCGGACGCCGTGGAGTCGGCGAGGTCCGGGCAGGAATAG